One window of the Triticum dicoccoides isolate Atlit2015 ecotype Zavitan chromosome 3B, WEW_v2.0, whole genome shotgun sequence genome contains the following:
- the LOC119279749 gene encoding leucine-rich repeat extensin-like protein 3, protein MASPSPSPSPLHPHQLQQHPLPPHQHPHPQYQAPPPSMPPPPGAPPKAMDLEVTVVSGKHLKNVNWRRGDLRAYAVAYLDPSRRTATRPDDAGGCKPAWNERITLQLPPHLSPHDPSLLLSIDVFHSKPSDSPKPLVGSARSPLRDLLFPAGPNPSSDSPTSPIITLPLLRPSGRPQGKLRIRVALRERSPPPPPPPTYSAPPQYGSDQYYRPSGYYSAPPAPPPSQYEYTTGPSAPVEYGRQYEQRGRTEGVTGQYDPRRTEGVTGQYDPRRTEGVTGQYEPKGRTEGVTGQYEQRGRTEGGTPSERYGLGTGLAVGAVAGGVGALAIDEGVKYKEEKAAERVGEKVTPAARDDYSEYRREY, encoded by the exons ATGGCTTCCCCGTCCCCATCCCCCTCCCCTCTCCACCCGCACCAGCTCCAGCAGCACCCGCTCCCCCCGCACCAGCACCCACACCCGCAGTACCAGGCCCCGCCCCCTTCGATGCCCCCGCCGccgggggcgccccccaaggccatGGATCTGGAGGTCACCGTCGTCTCGGGCAAGCACCTGAAGAACGTCAACTGGCGCCGCGGCGATCTCCGCGCCTACGCCGTCGCCTACCTCGATCCCTCCCGCCGCACCGCCACCCGCCCCGACGACGCCGGCGGCTGCAAGCCCGCGTGGAACGAGCGCATCACCCTCCAGCTCCCGCCTCACCTCTCGCCGCACGACCCCTCGCTCCTCCTCTCCATCGACGTGTTCCACTCCAAGCCGTCCGACTCGCCCAAGCCGCTCGTCGGCTCCGCCCGCTCGCCTCTCCGCGACCTCCTCTTCCCCGCCGGCCCTAACCCTAGCTCCGACTCCCCCACCTCACCGATCATCACCCTCCCGCTCCTGCGCCCCTCCGGCCGCCCTCAGGGCAAGCTCCGCATCCGCGTCGCCCTTCGCGAGCGCTCGCCGCCTC CCCCCCCGCCTCCCACCTATTCGGCACCGCCGCAGTACGGCTCAGACCAGTACTACCGTCCTAGCGGGTACTACTCAGCGCCACCAGCACCGCCTCCTTCTCAGTACGAGTACACCACAGGGCCCTCTGCACCTGTGGAGTACGGCAGGCAATATGAGCAAAGAGGAAGGACTGAGGGTGTGACTGGGCAGTATGATCCGAGAAGGACTGAAGGTGTGACTGGGCAGTATGATCCGAGAAGGACTGAAGGTGTTACTGGGCAGTATGAGCCAAAAGGAAGGACTGAGGGTGTGACTGGGCAGTATGAACAAAGAGGAAGGACTGAGGGAGGGACTCCCAGCGAAAGGTATGGATTAGGCACTGGGCTTGCTGTGGGTGCAGTTGCTGGGGGCGTTGGGGCGCTTGCAATTGATGAAGGTGTGAAGTATAAGGAGGAAAAGGCGGCAGAGAGGGTGGGAGAGAAGGTGACTCCTGCCGCAAGGGATGATTACAGCGAGTATCGTCGAGAATATTGA
- the LOC119277637 gene encoding pentatricopeptide repeat-containing protein At2g41080-like, whose protein sequence is MRMARPALKTLTTGPPEAKGEFIRLCSSGRLKDALHHPFRDVLWSDPTLFAHVFRACRAIPLLHQLHAFAATCGAAADRFTTNNLMLAYADLGDLPTACSLFERIPSRNVMSWNILIGGYIKNGDLGSARKLFDEMPTRNVATWNAMVAGFTNAGLDEDSLGFFLAMRREGLHPDEFGLGSVFRCCAGLSDLVSGRQVHAYVVRCGMDIDMCVGNSLAHMYMRSGCLAEGEAVLKALPSLTVVSFNTTIAGRTQNGDSEGALEYLSLMRGIGLAADVVTFVSIITCCSDLAALAQGQQVHAQVIKAGVDKVIPVITCLVHMYSRCGCLGDSERVYSGYCGLDLFLLSAMISACGFHGQGHKAVELFKQMMNAGARPNEVTFLALLYACSHSGLKDEGLEFFELMTKTYGLQPSVKHYTCIVDLLGRSGCLDEAEALILSMPVRADGVIWKTLLSACKTQKNFDMAEQIAERVIEFDPRDSAPYVLLSNIRATSRRWGDVSELRKNMREKNVRKEPGVSWVELKGQVHQFCTGDKSHPRQGEIDEYLEEMMAKIRQCGYAPDMSMVFHDMEDEEKEVSLTHHSEKLAIAFAFLSLPEGVPIRIMKNLRVCDDCHVAIKLMSQVTGREIVVRDVSRFHHFRDGKCSCGDYW, encoded by the coding sequence ATGCGCATGGCCAGGCCGGCGCTGAAGACGCTCACCACCGGGCCACCGGAAGCCAAGGGCGAGTTCATCCGTCTCTGCTCAAGCGGCCGCCTCAAGGATGCCCTCCACCACCCCTTCCGGGACGTCCTCTGGTCGGACCCTACCCTCTTCGCCCACGTCTTCCGGGCCTGCCGCGCCATCCCGCTCCTCCACCAGCTCCACGCCTTTGCCGCCACCTGTGGCGCCGCCGCCGACCGCTTCACCACCAACAACCTCATGCTCGCCTACGCGGACCTCGGCGACCTCCCCACTGCGTGCAGTCTGTTCGAGAGAATTCCGAGCCGGAACGTCATGTCCTGGAACATTCTGATTGGGGGTTACATCAAGAACGGCGACCTTGGAAGCGCTCGGaagctgttcgacgaaatgcccacGAGGAATGTCGCCACCTGGAATGCCATGGTCGCTGGGTTCACCAATGCAGGGCTTGACGAGGACAGCTTGGGGTTCTTCCTTGCCATGCGAAGGGAGGGATTGCATCCTGATGAGTTTGGCCTTGGGAGCGTGTTCAGGTGCTGTGCTGGCCTCTCCGATCTTGTCTCTGGACGCCAGGTCCATGCATATGTCGTGAGGTGTGGGATGGACATTGACATGTGTGTTGGGAACTCGTTGGCTCACATGTACATGCGGTCTGGATGCCTTGCAGAAGGAGAGGCCGTCCTCAAAGCGCTTCCTTCTCTTACAGTTGTGTCATTCAATACCACAATAGCTGGTAGGACGCAGAATGGAGACTCCGAGGGAGCATTGGAGTATTTGTCCCTGATGAGAGGTATTGGGCTAGCGGCAGATGTGGTCACATTCGTTAGTATTATTACCTGTTGCTCAGATCTGGCAGCTCTCGCACAAGGTCAGCAAGTTCATGCACAGGTTATCAAGGCTGGAGTTGACAAGGTTATTCCAGTCATTACTTGCCTTGTGCATATGTACTCTCGATGTGGATGCTTGGGTGACTCGGAAAGAGTTTATTCTGGTTATTGTGGATTAGATCTTTTTCTTCTCAGTGCAATGATCTCAGCTTGTGGGTTCCATGGGCAAGGACATAAAGCAGTTGAGCTGTTTAAACAGATGATGAATGCAGGGGCAAGACCTAATGAGGTTACTTTCTTGGCCCTGCTATATGCGTGCAGCCATAGTGGTCTGAAAGATGAAGGCTTGGAGTTCTTTGAGCTTATGACCAAGACTTATGGGCTGCAACCAAGTGTGAAACACTACACTTGTATTGTGGATCTTCTCGGGCGATCAGGTTGTCTGGATGAAGCAGAGGCCCTTATCTTGTCAATGCCTGTACGTGCTGACGGGGTCATATGGAAGACACTGCTATCTGCTTGTAAGACCCAGAAGAATTTTGACATGGCCGAGCAGATAGCAGAGCGAGTCATTGAGTTTGACCCTCGAGATTCTGCGCCTTATGTTCTGCTATCAAATATTCGAGCTACCAGCAGGAGATGGGGAGATGTCAGTGAGCTAAGAAAAAACATGAGGGAGAAGAACGTGAGAAAGGAACCTGGTGTCAGCTGGGTAGAGCTTAAGGGTCAGGTGCATCAGTTTTGCACAGGAGATAAATCTCATCCAAGACAAGGAGAGATCGATGAGTACTTGGAAGAAATGATGGCCAAGATCAGGCAATGTGGATATGCACCAGACATGAGCATGGTGTTCCATGATATGGAGGATGAGGAGAAAGAGGTTAGTTTAACTCACCACAGCGAGAAATTGGCGATAGCATTTGCGTTTCTGAGCTTACCTGAAGGAGTTCCTATCCGAATAATGAAGAATCTACGTGTGTGTGATGACTGCCATGTTGCTATCAAGTTGATGTCCCAGGTCACTGGTCGAGAGATTGTGGTCAGAGATGTAAGCCGCTTTCACCATTTCAGAGATGGCAAATGCTCCTGTGGAGATTATTGGTGA